One window of Gloeothece citriformis PCC 7424 genomic DNA carries:
- a CDS encoding RluA family pseudouridine synthase, with protein MLYKLSDFIDNNYKSDDSVVSYWYQGLCPVTGSLLKLPRTQLSEAVAYGLMKQLEADELYSYEGKMYGVLLVETSSSQIQVLKAFSGLLLGKSCIEGWVGSIEGRNALMLEETYTLNLLEEIKQNILSLQTLTDRYIYQNLSEEFAQKLDQLTTTHQHNKQQRHQKRERLKLTFKGEILTQALEELNQQSRLEKIERRQLKHQRDETLNPLLEKISSADEKIRHLKQRRKILSRQLQHLMSANYSITNFRGESLSLQQLGALPTGTGECCAPKLLHYAATHHLTPVAMAEFWWGSTEPKNDRIQGKFYPACVARCQPIMGFLLSGLPEKKTTFRHTIKEPLPIVYEDDYLIIINKPEGLLSVPGRSSDRYDSVISRLNHLLPDGHLLRSVHRLDLDTSGLLLLARNDQIYNHLAQQFRDRKIEKIYQALVQGRVSQPQGTIKLPLWGDPRFRPLQTVDFIRGKESITQFRVIAFEDNFTRVEFMPITGRTHQIRVHCADQLGLGTPIIGDRLYGKGDDLTRLHLHAQKLRFLHPITKQFLSVNAPPPF; from the coding sequence ATGCTTTATAAGCTCTCTGATTTTATTGATAATAATTATAAGAGTGATGATTCTGTTGTGAGTTATTGGTATCAGGGTCTTTGTCCGGTTACAGGGTCATTATTGAAATTACCCCGAACACAACTGAGTGAAGCGGTTGCTTATGGGTTAATGAAACAATTGGAGGCTGATGAGTTATATTCTTATGAAGGCAAAATGTATGGAGTTCTATTAGTAGAAACCTCTTCCAGTCAAATTCAGGTACTTAAAGCTTTTTCCGGTCTTCTTCTGGGAAAAAGTTGTATTGAGGGTTGGGTTGGCTCAATTGAAGGACGAAACGCTTTAATGTTAGAAGAGACTTATACATTAAATTTATTAGAGGAAATTAAACAAAATATTCTCTCTCTCCAAACTCTTACCGACCGTTATATCTATCAAAACTTATCTGAAGAATTCGCCCAAAAATTAGACCAATTAACCACAACTCATCAACACAATAAACAACAGCGTCATCAAAAACGTGAGCGACTTAAATTAACTTTCAAGGGAGAAATACTCACCCAAGCGTTAGAAGAATTAAATCAACAAAGTCGCCTAGAAAAAATTGAACGACGGCAATTAAAACATCAACGAGATGAAACCTTAAACCCACTGCTTGAAAAAATATCGAGCGCCGATGAAAAAATTCGTCACCTTAAACAACGACGTAAAATTTTATCCCGTCAATTACAACACTTAATGAGTGCGAATTACTCTATTACTAATTTTCGGGGAGAGTCTCTATCGTTACAACAATTAGGAGCATTACCCACCGGAACCGGCGAATGTTGCGCTCCCAAACTACTCCATTATGCAGCAACTCATCATTTAACACCGGTAGCAATGGCGGAGTTTTGGTGGGGTTCAACTGAGCCAAAAAATGATAGAATTCAGGGTAAATTTTATCCGGCTTGTGTGGCTCGTTGTCAACCGATAATGGGATTTTTACTGTCTGGTTTACCCGAAAAAAAAACGACTTTTAGGCATACTATAAAAGAACCTTTGCCTATTGTTTATGAAGATGACTATTTAATCATTATTAATAAACCAGAAGGCTTATTATCTGTTCCTGGTCGGAGCAGCGATCGCTATGATAGTGTAATCAGTCGCCTAAATCATTTATTACCGGATGGGCATTTATTGAGGAGTGTCCATCGTTTAGATCTCGATACTTCTGGTCTTCTTTTATTAGCTCGTAATGATCAAATTTATAACCATCTGGCTCAACAATTTAGAGACCGTAAAATAGAAAAAATTTATCAAGCTTTAGTCCAGGGTCGAGTTTCTCAACCCCAAGGCACAATTAAATTACCTTTATGGGGAGATCCCCGTTTTCGTCCTCTGCAAACTGTTGATTTTATCCGAGGAAAAGAGAGTATTACTCAATTTCGAGTTATTGCTTTTGAAGATAATTTTACCCGCGTAGAATTTATGCCTATTACTGGTCGCACTCATCAAATTCGGGTTCATTGTGCTGATCAACTCGGTCTAGGAACTCCTATCATTGGCGATCGCCTTTATGGAAAAGGAGATGACTTGACTCGTTTACATCTTCATGCCCAAAAACTTCGCTTTCTTCATCCCATCACCAAACAATTTTTATCGGTAAACGCACCCCCACCATTTTAA
- a CDS encoding protocatechuate 3,4-dioxygenase, with protein sequence MVINTRRTLLKKTGLLGIGLLAHQLPLASNQCLLTPQQTEGPFYPLQFPQDQNNDLTLIEGHSQPAKGEMIMIKGRVLIDGCQPIKGAKVEIWQACTSGRYNHDYDGNPAPLDPNFQYWGYGTTDDDGQYSFITVKPGSYPVTRDWQRPPHIHFKVTAPTLSPLITQLYFSEETELNQKDRILGRVPPQKKELVITQLIFDNSLKKRVGQFNIILGQSLANNVTPEIV encoded by the coding sequence ATGGTTATCAACACAAGAAGAACTCTACTGAAGAAAACAGGACTGTTAGGAATCGGATTGCTAGCTCATCAATTACCCCTAGCTTCTAATCAATGTCTGTTGACTCCTCAGCAAACGGAAGGGCCTTTTTATCCGTTACAGTTTCCTCAAGACCAAAATAATGATTTAACCTTAATTGAGGGTCATTCCCAACCGGCAAAAGGAGAAATGATTATGATTAAAGGTCGTGTTTTAATCGATGGATGTCAACCAATAAAAGGAGCAAAAGTTGAAATTTGGCAAGCTTGCACCTCTGGACGTTATAATCATGATTATGATGGTAATCCGGCTCCCCTTGATCCTAATTTTCAATATTGGGGTTATGGGACAACCGATGATGACGGCCAATATTCTTTTATTACTGTTAAACCGGGTAGTTATCCTGTCACCCGTGATTGGCAAAGACCTCCTCATATCCATTTTAAAGTGACTGCCCCTACCCTATCACCTCTAATTACTCAACTTTATTTCTCAGAAGAAACCGAATTAAACCAAAAAGATCGCATTTTAGGGCGTGTTCCTCCCCAAAAAAAAGAGTTAGTCATCACTCAGTTAATTTTTGATAATTCATTGAAAAAAAGAGTCGGTCAGTTTAATATTATTTTAGGGCAATCTTTGGCTAATAATGTAACTCCAGAAATTGTGTAA